Proteins from a single region of Tumebacillus amylolyticus:
- the spoIIP gene encoding stage II sporulation protein P, whose amino-acid sequence MKNRNEERKRRFRSLTLNLSSQKARTTIVTMGLATAVFSIFVGVVAVQLIAGGSSKGLAGRILHSISAHSLNGVMSQELPMYASIAPTPTLADSTASPRGLSNMLLYLFTDIDAGNPLTMLGFQVPGMAVSDFKLLTPDPSYTTPPSDEHAAKDAPPPNLNAKPREKVEDVQPVNNNEPLVYIYHSHNRESFLPDLKAGTKADNAYDAKINIEQAGGAMKQELEKAGVPTLQTLVDYWSVGDFDNAYDYSRPTVQKVLSEHKNIKLIFDIHRDSLPREKTTTTINGVDYSMVYFIVGGGNNPHSEQNAATATKLHDYLKEKYPSLSKGVWVKGPAPYDTRYNQDLDPNMVLIEIGGPGNSIEEEKRTATVMADVIAQYLKDINALSPEVKVTKEMQDSQQRQEQRTQTGN is encoded by the coding sequence ATGAAGAACCGCAATGAGGAGCGCAAGCGACGGTTTCGCTCTCTGACGTTGAATTTAAGCAGCCAAAAGGCTCGCACCACGATTGTCACGATGGGGCTTGCCACGGCGGTTTTTTCCATTTTTGTAGGAGTGGTGGCGGTGCAGTTGATCGCCGGAGGTTCAAGCAAGGGCTTGGCCGGGCGCATCTTGCACAGCATCTCCGCTCACTCGCTCAACGGAGTCATGTCTCAGGAGTTGCCGATGTACGCCTCGATTGCACCCACGCCGACGCTCGCCGATTCGACCGCTTCGCCCCGAGGACTCAGCAACATGCTGCTCTACTTGTTCACCGACATCGACGCAGGCAATCCGCTGACGATGCTCGGGTTTCAAGTGCCGGGCATGGCGGTCAGCGACTTCAAACTGCTGACGCCCGACCCGAGCTACACGACCCCGCCGTCCGATGAGCATGCCGCCAAGGACGCGCCGCCGCCGAACCTCAACGCCAAACCGCGTGAGAAAGTCGAGGACGTGCAACCGGTCAACAACAACGAACCGCTGGTCTACATCTACCACTCGCACAACCGCGAGTCGTTCCTGCCGGATCTGAAAGCGGGCACCAAGGCGGACAACGCCTACGATGCCAAGATCAACATCGAGCAAGCGGGTGGGGCGATGAAGCAGGAATTGGAAAAAGCAGGCGTGCCGACTCTGCAAACGCTCGTGGACTACTGGTCGGTCGGGGACTTTGACAACGCCTACGACTATTCGCGCCCGACGGTGCAAAAAGTGCTGAGCGAGCACAAAAACATCAAACTGATCTTCGACATCCACCGTGACTCTCTGCCGCGTGAGAAAACGACGACGACGATCAACGGAGTCGATTATTCGATGGTCTACTTCATCGTCGGCGGCGGCAACAACCCGCATTCCGAACAAAACGCAGCGACTGCCACGAAATTGCACGACTATTTAAAAGAAAAATACCCGAGCCTCTCCAAAGGGGTGTGGGTCAAAGGCCCGGCGCCTTACGACACCCGCTACAACCAAGACCTCGACCCGAACATGGTGCTGATCGAAATCGGCGGCCCGGGCAACTCCATCGAGGAGGAAAAACGCACGGCCACCGTGATGGCGGACGTCATCGCCCAGTATCTCAAGGACATCAACGCCCTCTCGCCGGAAGTGAAAGTGACCAAAGAAATGCAAGATTCGCAACAACGCCAAGAGCAACGGACGCAGACGGGCAACTAG
- a CDS encoding DUF3679 domain-containing protein, which translates to MKVKTILEQSAVYGVLLVMLALLVIFGISSAEKGVNSLVGTNDKQALAIKNEQGDVDLKILGKDVKATKPSWSQELSHDIENQQSSVGSGVDTASISIGTWMETGAKKLLDSLSGAFTSN; encoded by the coding sequence ATGAAAGTCAAAACGATTCTGGAGCAGTCGGCCGTGTACGGCGTGTTGCTCGTAATGCTTGCGCTGCTGGTGATCTTCGGCATCTCCTCGGCGGAGAAGGGCGTCAACTCGCTGGTCGGCACAAACGACAAGCAAGCGCTCGCGATCAAAAACGAGCAGGGCGACGTCGATCTGAAAATTCTCGGCAAGGACGTCAAAGCCACCAAGCCTTCGTGGTCGCAAGAATTGAGCCATGACATTGAAAATCAACAGAGCTCCGTGGGCAGCGGGGTAGACACCGCTTCGATCTCGATTGGCACGTGGATGGAGACGGGAGCCAAGAAGTTGCTCGATTCGCTTTCGGGAGCTTTTACTTCGAATTAA
- the moaA gene encoding GTP 3',8-cyclase MoaA, whose product MTIDKMNRPLRDLRISVTDRCNFRCRYCMPPDVFGNDYPFLSREELLDFDEIVRLSEVFAKLGVRKLRVTGGEPLLRPNLPELLGRLHEIPGIEDLALTTNGVLVPKYAQALRDAGLQRITISLDSLDEERFAHMNGRGVSVRAVLDGIEAAAKAGLKVKVNTVVQKGVNEDDILPLARHFRGTGHTVRFIEFMDVGNSNGWMLDQVVSKQEIFNLIHREMPIEPVAPAELGEVAKRFRYIGSEEEIGIISSVTDAFCSTCTRARLSANGQFYTCLFASSGSDLRDFMRGGVSADDLSAKIAEIWNGRGDRYSEERMEGTQKPRSKIEMSYIGG is encoded by the coding sequence ATGACAATTGACAAAATGAACCGACCCCTGCGCGACCTCCGGATCTCCGTGACCGACCGTTGCAATTTCCGCTGTCGATACTGCATGCCGCCGGACGTGTTTGGCAACGACTACCCGTTCCTGTCTCGGGAGGAATTGCTGGACTTTGACGAGATCGTTCGTCTGTCGGAAGTGTTCGCCAAGCTCGGGGTGCGAAAATTGCGGGTGACGGGCGGGGAACCTCTGCTGCGTCCGAATCTTCCGGAATTGCTGGGGCGTTTGCATGAAATTCCGGGCATTGAGGATCTGGCTTTGACGACCAACGGAGTGTTGGTGCCGAAGTATGCACAGGCGTTGCGAGACGCAGGGTTGCAGCGGATTACGATCTCGTTGGATTCGCTTGACGAGGAACGGTTTGCTCATATGAACGGACGCGGCGTGAGCGTGCGCGCGGTGCTCGACGGCATTGAAGCGGCGGCAAAAGCGGGGTTGAAAGTCAAGGTGAACACCGTCGTGCAGAAGGGCGTCAACGAAGACGACATTCTGCCGCTGGCTCGTCATTTCCGTGGAACGGGGCATACGGTGCGTTTCATTGAATTTATGGATGTGGGGAATTCGAACGGCTGGATGTTGGATCAGGTGGTCTCGAAGCAGGAGATCTTCAACCTGATTCACCGAGAGATGCCGATTGAGCCCGTGGCTCCCGCAGAGCTCGGCGAAGTGGCGAAGCGGTTCCGGTACATAGGGAGTGAGGAGGAGATTGGTATCATCTCCTCGGTGACAGATGCGTTCTGCTCGACGTGTACACGGGCGAGATTGTCTGCGAACGGGCAATTTTATACGTGTTTGTTTGCGAGCAGCGGGTCTGATCTGCGCGATTTCATGCGTGGGGGCGTTTCGGCGGACGATTTGTCTGCGAAGATCGCGGAGATTTGGAACGGACGGGGCGACCGCTATTCCGAAGAGCGGATGGAAGGCACCCAGAAGCCGCGCAGCAAAATTGAAATGTCCTATATAGGCGGTTGA
- a CDS encoding stalk domain-containing protein yields the protein MKKFLAQTSVRLALVTVLTSGLIGTGAATADVTYTSKLPHHFVALGDSLTLGLEPGVDYSMNEPYGFVDRLYEDSLYTGRTYVKNYGVAGLNSTGLVKYLDALKQNKNTTPNEIQADLPESPRTDQLFSQIEESRQELAVADLITVTIGANDFAPDFAAFVQAGADDDVKAKTNDVLDTLSTNLRSALATLHELAPHAQVVIADGYVPYFTDGDQATYDRLQQVSEDTTTTLDEIADSMKSDTFPIKVAHVSEKFNGHERDYTHLAENDVHPNQAGYEAMADAFAQAIWGGRYRITEQRQPINVIVKGKEFHNDYEVTMINDRAYLPLREFAEAVGAEVGWDEENQAAIISMGESNVKFSIGSDTLLVNGEEVKIDAPVHLLYDGTKTYVPLRAISQGLGFDVEYISNSNTAYINN from the coding sequence ATGAAAAAGTTTCTCGCACAAACCAGCGTTCGACTGGCGTTGGTCACCGTTTTGACAAGCGGCTTGATCGGGACCGGAGCTGCAACGGCCGACGTCACGTACACTTCCAAACTGCCGCATCACTTTGTTGCGCTTGGCGATTCGCTCACACTGGGCCTTGAGCCGGGCGTTGACTACTCGATGAACGAGCCCTACGGATTCGTCGACCGCTTGTACGAAGACTCCCTCTACACGGGACGCACCTACGTGAAAAACTACGGAGTGGCGGGCTTGAACTCCACCGGCCTCGTGAAATACCTGGACGCGCTGAAGCAAAATAAAAACACCACTCCGAACGAAATTCAAGCAGACCTGCCGGAAAGCCCGCGCACAGACCAACTGTTCTCGCAGATCGAAGAATCCCGCCAAGAACTCGCCGTTGCCGATCTGATCACCGTGACGATCGGAGCGAACGATTTCGCGCCCGACTTCGCAGCGTTCGTCCAAGCAGGCGCTGACGACGATGTGAAAGCGAAGACCAACGATGTGCTCGACACCCTGTCCACCAACCTCCGCTCCGCACTCGCCACCCTCCATGAACTCGCACCGCATGCACAAGTCGTCATCGCTGACGGCTACGTTCCGTACTTCACAGACGGAGATCAAGCCACCTACGACCGCCTCCAGCAAGTCTCCGAAGACACCACGACTACCCTCGACGAAATTGCCGACAGCATGAAGTCTGACACCTTCCCGATCAAAGTGGCTCACGTATCTGAGAAATTCAACGGTCACGAGCGCGACTACACCCATCTCGCCGAGAACGACGTTCATCCGAACCAAGCCGGATACGAGGCGATGGCAGATGCTTTCGCTCAAGCGATCTGGGGCGGACGCTACCGCATCACCGAGCAACGCCAGCCGATCAACGTCATCGTCAAAGGCAAGGAATTCCACAACGACTATGAAGTCACGATGATCAACGACCGTGCATACCTCCCGCTTCGTGAATTTGCAGAAGCGGTCGGCGCCGAAGTCGGCTGGGACGAAGAGAACCAAGCGGCGATCATTTCGATGGGCGAGAGCAACGTGAAATTCTCCATCGGTTCCGATACGTTGCTCGTCAACGGCGAGGAAGTCAAAATCGACGCTCCCGTCCACCTGCTCTACGACGGTACCAAAACGTACGTCCCGCTTCGTGCGATCTCGCAAGGTCTGGGCTTTGACGTGGAATACATTTCGAACAGCAACACCGCCTATATCAACAACTAA
- a CDS encoding molybdopterin molybdotransferase MoeA: MKFNRPTVDVGKAQDLLLQHLTPLEAEIVPLLESFGRTLAEDVHATHPVPHFVKSGMDGYAVRAVDIQGATPETPALLKVNEVIPCGSLPTKPIGPGEAARIMTGAMLPEGADTVVMFEMTEERQEAGGDEGFEKKESLKYAVVFKEVPLGRNVSQIGEEMAAGELLLERGRTIQAGEAALLATFGFSEVPVVRRPRVAIFTTGSELLAVDAPLQPGKIRNSNRYMLTSLVQSASAQVVSLQTVPDDIEQARALVCDWMNRVDVVLTSGGVSVGDFDIMADLLDNWDGQVLFQKIEMRPGSVTSAAARGNAFLCALSGNPGACFVGFELFVRPVLHGLQARRQVLPTAFTAVLRGDYPKANIYARYLRGQTLLHEGKVYVEPVGKDQSSVTVSIKDSDCLIVIPPGGGVRDGEMVTALRLPSQPYA; this comes from the coding sequence ATGAAGTTCAATCGACCGACGGTTGACGTCGGAAAGGCACAAGACTTGCTCTTGCAACATCTCACTCCCTTAGAGGCGGAAATAGTCCCGCTCTTGGAGAGCTTCGGGCGGACGCTTGCGGAGGATGTCCACGCCACGCATCCGGTGCCGCACTTCGTGAAGTCAGGCATGGATGGATACGCCGTGCGGGCTGTAGACATCCAAGGGGCGACGCCTGAGACTCCGGCTCTGTTAAAAGTGAATGAAGTGATTCCCTGTGGATCTCTTCCCACAAAGCCAATAGGACCGGGGGAAGCCGCCCGCATCATGACGGGAGCCATGCTCCCCGAGGGCGCAGACACCGTCGTTATGTTCGAGATGACGGAAGAGCGCCAAGAAGCCGGCGGTGACGAAGGTTTTGAAAAAAAGGAAAGCCTGAAGTATGCGGTCGTATTTAAAGAAGTACCCCTCGGACGAAATGTCTCGCAGATTGGTGAAGAGATGGCGGCGGGAGAGTTGTTGCTCGAACGTGGACGCACGATTCAAGCGGGGGAAGCGGCGCTTTTGGCGACGTTTGGTTTTTCGGAGGTGCCCGTCGTGCGCAGACCTCGCGTGGCGATCTTCACCACCGGCTCTGAATTGCTGGCCGTCGACGCCCCCTTGCAACCGGGCAAGATTCGCAACTCCAACCGCTACATGCTCACGTCCCTCGTTCAATCGGCCAGTGCGCAAGTCGTCTCCCTGCAAACGGTGCCCGACGATATCGAGCAAGCCCGCGCCCTCGTGTGCGACTGGATGAACCGTGTCGACGTGGTGCTGACGTCGGGGGGCGTCTCGGTCGGGGACTTTGACATCATGGCAGACTTGCTCGACAACTGGGACGGTCAAGTGCTGTTTCAGAAGATCGAGATGCGACCGGGCAGCGTGACCAGCGCGGCTGCGCGGGGGAACGCTTTTTTATGTGCGCTCTCCGGCAATCCGGGTGCGTGTTTTGTCGGGTTCGAACTTTTCGTGCGACCGGTTCTGCACGGACTCCAAGCCCGTCGCCAAGTCTTACCAACAGCGTTCACCGCCGTCCTGCGCGGCGACTACCCCAAAGCGAACATCTACGCGCGCTACTTGCGCGGACAGACGCTTCTCCACGAAGGCAAAGTCTACGTCGAACCCGTGGGCAAGGACCAATCCAGCGTCACCGTCTCCATCAAAGACTCCGACTGTCTGATCGTCATCCCACCGGGCGGCGGCGTCCGAGACGGGGAAATGGTCACCGCATTGCGCTTGCCTTCCCAGCCCTACGCATGA
- the hemW gene encoding radical SAM family heme chaperone HemW yields the protein MKGQVSSLYVHIPFCASKCYYCDFNSYVSTSDVMDRYLDGLDRELEAVSSAYEHLPLQTVFFGGGTPTIFDARQSERMMAMLHRHFRMADGVEISVEANPGTVDLEKLQVLKDGGVNRLSFGVQSFDNDLLVKLGRLHDRDAVYRSWELARQAGFGSINLDLMFGLPGQTVETLQSTLRALIDLGPEHVSAYSLKVEEGTPFYTWYERGKLILPHEDEEVLMYQLVMDSFRASGYEMYEISNYAKPGHRSRHNQVYWRNEPYMATGSGAHGYVNSVRYVNQKDVPQYIETTVGGERPVVETEEISDVMQREDTMILGLRLLEGVTFERFREKHGQDMLDVFAKPIRKYEQRGLLTVDDVGVRLTEQGIFLANEVYAAFLGDE from the coding sequence GTGAAGGGACAAGTCTCGTCGCTGTACGTTCACATCCCGTTCTGTGCGTCGAAGTGCTACTACTGTGATTTCAACTCCTATGTCTCGACGTCTGATGTGATGGACCGCTACTTGGACGGCTTGGATCGAGAATTGGAAGCAGTCTCCTCCGCATATGAACACCTCCCGTTGCAGACGGTGTTCTTCGGCGGGGGGACACCGACGATTTTTGATGCCCGGCAGAGCGAGCGGATGATGGCGATGTTGCATCGCCACTTCCGCATGGCGGACGGCGTGGAGATTTCCGTCGAAGCCAATCCGGGCACCGTCGATTTGGAGAAGTTGCAAGTGTTGAAGGACGGCGGGGTGAACCGCTTGAGTTTCGGCGTGCAGAGCTTTGACAACGACCTGCTCGTCAAACTCGGCCGCCTGCACGACCGCGATGCGGTCTACCGCTCGTGGGAATTGGCGCGCCAAGCCGGGTTTGGCTCGATCAACTTGGACCTGATGTTCGGGTTGCCGGGGCAGACGGTCGAGACGCTTCAGAGCACGCTTCGGGCGCTGATCGATCTCGGGCCGGAGCATGTGTCGGCGTACTCGTTGAAAGTGGAGGAAGGCACGCCCTTCTACACGTGGTACGAGCGTGGGAAGTTGATTCTCCCGCATGAAGATGAGGAAGTGCTGATGTACCAACTCGTCATGGATTCGTTCCGTGCGAGCGGGTATGAGATGTACGAAATCTCGAACTACGCGAAGCCGGGTCACCGCTCGCGACACAACCAAGTGTATTGGAGAAACGAGCCGTATATGGCGACCGGCTCCGGTGCGCACGGCTATGTCAACAGCGTGCGGTACGTGAACCAAAAAGACGTGCCGCAGTACATCGAAACCACCGTTGGCGGTGAACGCCCGGTGGTGGAGACCGAGGAAATTTCTGACGTGATGCAACGAGAAGATACGATGATCCTCGGATTGCGTTTGTTGGAAGGCGTGACGTTCGAGCGGTTCCGCGAGAAACACGGGCAGGACATGCTGGACGTGTTTGCGAAGCCGATCCGCAAGTATGAACAACGTGGTTTGCTCACCGTCGATGACGTGGGAGTGCGCTTGACCGAGCAGGGGATTTTCCTCGCCAATGAAGTGTACGCTGCGTTTTTGGGTGACGAATAG
- a CDS encoding DUF2294 domain-containing protein, translating into MSATRLAHEFSNVVREIRKKHTGKGPEEIITRFCGPWAISEMKGNLTNLEKFMSQSDEGKRMIHQTRTAFVKKIYEEREVVAALEKVVNATFVTLFSDFNVEMDVAMTVFVFDRPLGLDS; encoded by the coding sequence ATGAGCGCAACACGCCTCGCACATGAATTCTCCAACGTCGTGCGCGAAATCCGCAAAAAACACACCGGCAAAGGGCCGGAGGAGATCATCACCCGCTTTTGTGGACCGTGGGCGATTTCCGAAATGAAAGGCAATCTGACGAACTTGGAAAAATTCATGAGCCAGTCGGACGAAGGCAAACGGATGATCCACCAGACCCGCACCGCGTTTGTCAAAAAAATCTACGAAGAGCGCGAAGTGGTCGCCGCTTTGGAGAAAGTCGTCAACGCCACGTTCGTGACGCTGTTCAGCGATTTCAACGTGGAGATGGACGTGGCGATGACCGTTTTTGTTTTTGATCGACCTTTGGGTCTGGACAGTTAG
- a CDS encoding tetratricopeptide repeat protein — protein MSKEEKQREQLHQMLQHIEDCMAEEMYERAQEVLNTCLKLEVYDARVYQRYAFVLRMLDRVPAAELFEKVAMNPDDAEGYYGVAQALMKDNLFGSAINPLRKTVELIPMAANAVFELGYCLLKEFRMEDALEQFKNAYEYSPSPNTAFYVAYTSLLSKDAAGAKELFPYIEGEYAKHNQEPVMLNILKDMLARYEAFPPKDLRDWHFVQYGTPLLRTSEEDLGEPNENLNGRYVFINYGWLNVAQILVALKRMIEEVPGFPQYEYIIPASMDVAPIAFAFSEMTGIPMVPREMLDTTQKGLLFTAWSDEVRVVAEHMSHNPNVTLFSFSMGWTLQAPVCPDMIGYLDQASRLPWQETMLVHENGERNHRPAMQVPPEVVMYHILERVEAVDQGEIDKLVAYYTERAHLLKVGENINNPRLGFQVESPIESIRMVV, from the coding sequence GTGTCCAAAGAAGAAAAGCAAAGAGAGCAACTTCATCAGATGTTGCAACATATAGAGGATTGCATGGCCGAGGAAATGTACGAGCGTGCGCAGGAGGTCTTGAATACCTGCTTGAAGCTGGAAGTGTATGACGCTCGCGTCTACCAGCGCTATGCGTTTGTCCTGCGGATGCTCGACCGTGTACCGGCCGCAGAGCTTTTTGAAAAAGTCGCGATGAACCCGGATGATGCGGAAGGCTACTACGGCGTGGCGCAAGCGCTGATGAAGGACAACCTGTTCGGTTCCGCCATCAACCCGCTGCGCAAAACGGTCGAACTGATCCCGATGGCGGCGAATGCGGTGTTTGAGCTGGGCTATTGCCTGCTCAAGGAATTCCGCATGGAAGACGCGCTGGAGCAATTCAAAAATGCGTACGAGTACTCCCCGAGTCCGAATACGGCGTTCTACGTCGCCTACACTTCGTTGCTGTCCAAGGACGCGGCGGGCGCGAAAGAACTGTTCCCCTACATCGAGGGCGAGTACGCGAAGCACAACCAAGAGCCGGTGATGCTGAACATTTTGAAGGACATGCTTGCGCGCTATGAAGCGTTCCCGCCGAAAGACCTGCGCGATTGGCACTTCGTTCAATACGGCACCCCGCTTCTGCGCACGTCGGAGGAAGACTTGGGCGAACCGAACGAAAACCTCAACGGCCGCTATGTGTTCATCAACTACGGCTGGCTGAACGTCGCGCAGATTCTCGTCGCGTTGAAACGCATGATCGAGGAAGTTCCGGGCTTCCCGCAGTACGAATACATCATTCCGGCGAGCATGGACGTAGCACCGATCGCCTTCGCCTTCTCCGAAATGACCGGCATCCCGATGGTGCCGCGTGAAATGCTCGACACGACGCAAAAAGGTCTGCTGTTCACCGCATGGTCGGATGAAGTTCGCGTGGTGGCGGAGCATATGTCGCACAATCCCAATGTCACGCTGTTCTCGTTCTCGATGGGCTGGACGCTGCAAGCGCCGGTTTGCCCGGACATGATCGGCTACCTCGACCAAGCAAGCCGTCTGCCGTGGCAAGAGACGATGTTGGTCCACGAAAACGGCGAGCGCAACCACCGCCCGGCGATGCAGGTGCCGCCGGAAGTCGTGATGTACCACATCTTGGAGCGCGTAGAAGCGGTCGACCAAGGCGAGATCGACAAGTTGGTGGCGTACTACACGGAACGCGCCCATCTGTTGAAAGTCGGCGAGAACATCAACAACCCGCGCCTCGGTTTCCAAGTCGAGTCGCCGATCGAATCGATCCGCATGGTGGTGTGA
- the fdhD gene encoding formate dehydrogenase accessory sulfurtransferase FdhD — MQPISTTRTVRSYRMGEFRDVQDTVVTEFPVTIYLNDEEFATVVCTPEYIEDMVVGFLSSEGVLRSYGDIRNVTVDPAQGFVYVETDKLVTLNTRLYNKRYITSCCGKSRQSFYFFNDARTVKTMKERRVSLSVENCFRLMSEMQAQAALFQETGGVHNASLCDQNGILLSRTDIGRHNALDKIYGHCLKNGISVDDKVIVFSGRISSEILLKVAKIGCEVVLSKSAPTQLALEMAEELGITAVGFIRNDTLNVYTHPERIQNSRS; from the coding sequence CTGCAACCCATTTCCACGACCCGCACCGTCCGCTCGTATCGCATGGGAGAATTCCGCGACGTACAAGACACGGTCGTGACCGAATTTCCGGTGACGATCTACCTCAACGACGAGGAGTTCGCCACGGTGGTCTGCACGCCGGAGTATATCGAGGACATGGTGGTCGGGTTTTTGAGTTCGGAGGGAGTCCTGCGCTCGTACGGAGACATTCGAAACGTCACCGTCGACCCGGCGCAAGGGTTCGTCTATGTCGAGACCGACAAGTTGGTCACGTTGAACACCCGCCTGTACAACAAGCGTTACATCACGTCCTGCTGTGGAAAAAGCCGCCAGAGCTTCTACTTTTTCAACGACGCCCGCACCGTCAAGACGATGAAGGAGCGCCGTGTCTCGCTCTCTGTGGAGAATTGCTTCCGGCTGATGTCGGAGATGCAGGCGCAGGCGGCACTTTTTCAAGAAACGGGCGGGGTTCACAATGCCTCGCTTTGCGATCAGAACGGCATCTTGCTGTCCCGCACCGACATCGGTCGGCACAATGCGTTGGACAAAATCTACGGACACTGTCTGAAAAACGGCATCTCCGTAGACGACAAAGTCATCGTGTTCAGCGGACGCATCTCCTCGGAAATTCTGCTCAAAGTCGCCAAGATCGGGTGTGAAGTCGTGCTCTCGAAGTCAGCCCCGACGCAGTTGGCGTTGGAGATGGCGGAAGAATTGGGGATTACGGCGGTCGGTTTTATTCGCAATGACACGCTGAACGTCTACACGCACCCGGAGCGCATACAAAACTCCCGTTCTTGA
- the lepA gene encoding translation elongation factor 4, whose protein sequence is MDARKRQEKIRNFSIIAHIDHGKSTLADRILEYTGTISKREMQDQLLDNMDIERERGITIKLQSVRLNYKAKDGEEYILHLIDTPGHVDFTYEVSRSLAACEGALLVVDAAQGIEAQTLANVYLALENNLEILPVINKIDLPSAEPERVKQEIEDVIGLDASDAVLASAKSGIGIQDILEQIVQKVPAPTGDPDAPLQALIYDSYFDPYKGVIVQMRIINGSLKAGQKVRMMATEAEYEVIEVGKLAPRMIAVDELMVGDVGYFHASIKNVRDTRVGDTVTLVENPAMEQLPGYRGINPMVFCGLYPVETNEYNDLRDALEKMELNDAALKYEPETSTALGFGFRCGFLGLLHMEVIQERLEREFDLTLITTAPSVVYHVYNTDGTSMEIDNPSKLPDPQRIERIEEPYVKASIIVPKDYVGVIMELCQEKRGVFLNMDYLDQNRVTLVYEIPLTEVVYDFFDRLKSGTKGYASFDYELIGYRPSALVKMDVLLNNEIIDALSIIVHKDKAYARGKSLCEKLKELIPRQQFEVPIQAAIGNKIISRETIKAIRKNVLAKCYGGDISRKRKLLDKQKEGKKRMKQVGSVEVPQEAFMAVLKID, encoded by the coding sequence ATGGACGCAAGAAAACGCCAGGAGAAGATCCGCAACTTCTCGATTATCGCACACATTGACCACGGGAAGTCCACGTTGGCTGACCGGATTCTTGAATATACAGGCACGATCTCCAAGCGTGAGATGCAAGATCAATTGCTGGACAATATGGACATCGAACGTGAACGCGGGATCACGATCAAATTGCAGTCCGTGCGCCTGAACTACAAGGCGAAGGACGGCGAGGAATACATCTTGCACCTGATCGACACGCCGGGACACGTAGACTTCACGTATGAAGTTTCTCGTTCGCTGGCCGCTTGCGAAGGCGCGTTGCTCGTCGTGGACGCGGCACAGGGCATCGAAGCCCAGACTCTCGCAAACGTGTACTTAGCTTTGGAGAACAACTTGGAAATTCTCCCGGTTATCAATAAAATCGACCTCCCGTCTGCGGAACCGGAGCGCGTGAAGCAAGAGATTGAGGACGTCATCGGTCTTGATGCGTCCGACGCGGTGCTCGCGTCTGCGAAGTCGGGCATCGGTATCCAAGACATCTTGGAACAAATCGTGCAAAAAGTCCCGGCTCCGACCGGCGACCCGGATGCGCCGCTGCAAGCGTTGATCTACGATTCCTACTTCGACCCGTACAAGGGCGTCATCGTTCAGATGCGGATCATCAACGGTTCGCTGAAAGCGGGTCAAAAAGTCCGCATGATGGCAACCGAAGCGGAGTACGAAGTCATCGAAGTCGGCAAACTCGCGCCGCGCATGATCGCCGTCGACGAGCTGATGGTAGGCGACGTCGGCTACTTCCACGCTTCGATCAAAAACGTCCGCGACACCCGCGTCGGCGACACGGTCACTCTCGTCGAGAACCCGGCGATGGAGCAATTGCCTGGCTACCGCGGCATCAACCCGATGGTCTTCTGCGGTCTGTATCCGGTTGAAACCAACGAATACAACGACCTGCGCGATGCCTTGGAGAAAATGGAACTCAACGATGCCGCTCTCAAGTACGAGCCGGAGACGTCGACCGCTCTGGGCTTTGGCTTCCGTTGCGGTTTCCTCGGCCTCTTGCACATGGAAGTTATCCAAGAGCGTCTCGAGCGCGAATTCGACCTCACCCTGATCACGACGGCTCCGTCTGTTGTCTACCATGTCTACAACACGGACGGCACCTCGATGGAAATCGACAACCCGTCCAAACTGCCGGACCCGCAGCGCATCGAGCGCATCGAGGAGCCGTATGTCAAGGCGTCGATCATTGTGCCGAAGGACTATGTCGGCGTCATCATGGAGCTCTGCCAAGAGAAGCGCGGCGTGTTCCTGAACATGGACTACCTCGACCAGAACCGCGTCACGCTCGTGTACGAGATTCCGCTGACCGAAGTTGTGTACGACTTCTTCGACCGTCTGAAGTCGGGGACGAAGGGCTATGCGTCGTTCGACTACGAGCTGATCGGCTACCGTCCGTCCGCGCTGGTCAAAATGGACGTTCTGCTCAACAACGAAATCATCGACGCCCTGTCGATCATCGTTCACAAGGACAAAGCGTACGCCCGCGGCAAATCGCTCTGCGAGAAGCTCAAAGAACTGATCCCGCGCCAGCAATTCGAAGTCCCGATCCAAGCGGCGATCGGCAACAAGATCATCTCCCGCGAAACGATCAAAGCGATCCGCAAAAACGTCCTCGCCAAGTGTTACGGCGGCGACATCTCCCGGAAACGCAAACTGCTCGACAAGCAAAAAGAAGGCAAGAAGCGCATGAAGCAAGTCGGCTCCGTCGAGGTGCCGCAAGAAGCGTTCATGGCGGTTCTCAAAATCGACTAA